The Chryseobacterium sp. 52 genome includes a region encoding these proteins:
- a CDS encoding DUF6759 domain-containing protein, which produces MKKIFLLIFLCIFTLGFSQKKKKPKSKAVVEKETVIIYTEQDADASKEARVIAGFLKQNPGHAKTDYFKRKLIDMIMADNSPEAKPTIKPISKEKIEKIVQNNELNSGKTLASNTSAAVASKPERTVNYASTGSAKTAGTSKAEPSAEAKRTAAMLTHLFNNDTNKNEAYINIKNKSSCNLIVKISGKKYYNLTVPAKGQNFILIDKGEYVLTTMVCDAKYSSIKKVTQDIEIALNVSE; this is translated from the coding sequence ATGAAAAAAATCTTTCTCCTTATATTTTTATGCATTTTCACCTTAGGTTTCTCTCAAAAAAAGAAGAAACCGAAATCCAAGGCAGTCGTGGAAAAAGAAACGGTAATCATCTATACAGAGCAGGATGCAGACGCTTCGAAAGAGGCAAGAGTGATCGCCGGTTTCCTGAAACAAAATCCCGGACATGCCAAAACAGATTATTTTAAAAGAAAACTGATCGATATGATCATGGCTGATAATTCTCCTGAAGCGAAACCTACCATTAAGCCGATCAGTAAGGAGAAAATTGAAAAAATTGTTCAGAATAACGAATTGAACAGCGGAAAAACGCTGGCATCCAATACTTCTGCTGCTGTTGCTTCAAAACCGGAAAGAACAGTGAACTATGCTTCTACAGGATCTGCCAAGACTGCCGGGACAAGTAAAGCAGAGCCATCCGCTGAAGCAAAAAGAACCGCTGCGATGCTTACTCATCTTTTTAATAACGATACGAACAAAAATGAGGCTTACATTAATATTAAGAACAAATCCAGCTGTAATCTGATTGTAAAGATTAGTGGAAAAAAATATTATAATCTCACTGTTCCGGCAAAGGGACAGAATTTTATTCTGATCGATAAAGGGGAGTATGTACTGACCACAATGGTTTGTGATGCAAAGTATTCTTCAATCAAGAAGGTTACTCAGGATATTGAAATTGCACTTAATGTATCCGAATGA
- a CDS encoding T9SS type B sorting domain-containing protein: MKKFLLAICAFLCLFVNAQLDNEHWFAPMSASSLQGTPQCYLYLSTNETTPFSVQVSNNNIVFSTVQVSRGNPVQLTVPNNYMIASAQSSLFTQNSMGLHVKGTKKFFANFRFSVPNQAEIITSKGLAGIGKTFFIGTAPTTYPKDYVNSTVGVTATEDNTTVTLSGYNPDVVFSNGSIMPTRTFTINKGKSYIVDVISDMGGASNRKGLLGAKLVADKPISVTNGNFNGLYTTQNNSNVDILMDQAVPVDRLGKDFVMVKGNGPATVGMEKALIIATENNTTLIVNGAPIPGVNLNAGGYYMIEGNSYINQGNGNYNMNISASKNVYVYQLLAGTSGSTVYQTGGMNFIPPLSCFLPKEINEIGYINRIGTTYYDTKLNIITQTGATVTLNGNPLAAANGPYQVTGNPGWVTYSVMNVSGNITVNSTKPVTAGIAAGNGAVGYGGYFAGFSSVPAITKTGDCYAGIRLEVDNSYDAYQWYFNGVLIPGATSYFINPELYGAGTYTCFITKNNCESRLTSEYQYTLCPPISTTTYNIGSCNTKVITPVFTSSTQAIVPSHTSIISAPTNGTATVNATTGQITYTPNTGLTADTTDSFIYFIDGNGNPADFEYFKVIMNIDVLQTQNAPLASCANATGNGTFNLTSAVLSPDPGTTATYYTNANLTGQITNPATYSGPAGTVYANVTSAFGCSKTAQIILTLNASPNVNTSNFNASFCDDDFDGIISVNFANVTPQIVTNAANFVVRYYLVQADATAGNANTLPANWTYNTNTTVYVRVSSATGDCPPAFGQINFTIGNKIPLITNSATAEVCDNDLNGSESANLNDYKNLFTTDPTVILSFHTSLANAQAGTNPVSATQNITSVHTYYVRFQNSTGCPNTGILKLTLKTPKKSERLHNQVVCSDEKVILDAGPGFSSYLWSNGATTQSITVGVGNYYVDLGFNGCVYRQSVSVTTAQAPSINRIDTSGSTATIYVTGGTAPYQYSLDGINYQTSNVFTGLSRGIHKVYVLGSDGCLPVTKEFLILNLVNAITPNGDGINDVLNYSDLRIKQNVSIEVADRYGASVYKSSDKNYIWDGRVNGRNLPTGTYWYVITWTEPDTKLPVSYSGWLLIKNRD; this comes from the coding sequence ATGAAAAAATTTCTACTGGCTATTTGCGCTTTTCTTTGTTTATTTGTTAACGCGCAATTGGATAACGAGCACTGGTTTGCCCCTATGTCCGCAAGTTCTCTTCAGGGAACTCCGCAATGTTACCTGTATCTTTCTACCAACGAAACCACCCCGTTTTCGGTACAGGTTTCCAATAACAATATTGTATTCTCTACTGTACAGGTAAGTAGAGGAAATCCCGTACAGCTTACTGTTCCAAACAATTATATGATTGCTTCTGCCCAGAGTAGTCTGTTTACCCAGAACTCTATGGGGCTGCACGTAAAAGGAACCAAAAAATTCTTCGCCAACTTCAGGTTTTCTGTTCCCAATCAGGCTGAGATCATTACGTCAAAAGGATTGGCAGGGATTGGAAAAACTTTTTTTATAGGAACAGCTCCTACTACCTATCCAAAAGATTATGTAAACTCTACTGTAGGAGTCACTGCTACAGAAGACAATACCACAGTCACCTTATCCGGTTATAATCCTGATGTTGTTTTTTCTAACGGTAGCATAATGCCAACCAGAACATTTACCATTAATAAAGGAAAATCCTATATCGTTGATGTCATCAGTGATATGGGTGGAGCAAGTAACAGAAAAGGATTACTAGGCGCCAAACTTGTCGCAGACAAACCGATATCAGTTACAAATGGAAACTTCAACGGTCTCTATACGACTCAAAACAACAGCAATGTAGACATCCTGATGGACCAGGCTGTTCCTGTGGACAGACTAGGAAAAGATTTTGTAATGGTAAAAGGAAACGGACCTGCCACTGTAGGAATGGAGAAAGCCTTAATCATTGCCACAGAAAACAACACGACCCTTATTGTCAACGGAGCTCCTATACCCGGTGTTAACCTTAATGCAGGAGGCTATTATATGATAGAAGGTAACAGCTATATCAACCAGGGTAACGGAAATTATAACATGAATATTTCCGCCAGTAAAAACGTCTACGTATATCAGTTACTTGCCGGAACTTCCGGAAGTACGGTTTATCAGACCGGAGGTATGAATTTCATCCCGCCGCTAAGCTGTTTTCTCCCTAAAGAGATCAATGAGATTGGCTATATTAACAGAATAGGAACTACTTATTACGATACCAAGCTTAATATCATTACGCAAACAGGAGCGACTGTAACGCTTAACGGGAACCCTCTTGCGGCAGCCAACGGTCCTTACCAGGTAACCGGAAATCCAGGCTGGGTTACTTATTCTGTTATGAATGTTTCCGGAAATATTACCGTAAATTCTACAAAACCTGTGACAGCCGGAATAGCAGCTGGAAATGGCGCTGTAGGCTATGGAGGTTATTTTGCAGGATTCTCTTCAGTACCTGCGATTACAAAAACAGGTGACTGCTATGCAGGAATCCGTCTTGAAGTAGACAACAGCTATGATGCTTATCAATGGTACTTCAATGGAGTTTTAATTCCCGGGGCGACTTCTTATTTTATCAACCCTGAATTATATGGTGCGGGAACTTATACCTGTTTTATCACCAAAAACAATTGTGAATCGAGGCTAACTTCTGAATACCAATATACATTATGCCCGCCGATATCTACAACAACCTATAATATAGGGTCATGTAATACAAAAGTGATCACTCCGGTTTTCACGAGTTCTACACAGGCCATTGTTCCTTCTCATACAAGCATTATTTCTGCGCCAACAAATGGTACGGCAACCGTGAATGCTACAACAGGACAAATCACATATACTCCTAATACAGGGCTTACTGCGGATACTACAGATTCTTTCATCTATTTTATTGATGGAAATGGAAATCCGGCTGATTTTGAGTATTTCAAAGTGATTATGAACATTGATGTTCTTCAGACGCAGAACGCTCCCCTGGCTTCTTGTGCCAATGCTACAGGAAACGGGACTTTTAATCTTACATCAGCTGTCTTAAGTCCCGATCCCGGAACTACGGCAACTTATTATACCAATGCTAATTTAACCGGACAGATTACCAATCCGGCTACGTATTCGGGCCCTGCCGGAACGGTCTATGCTAATGTAACTTCGGCATTCGGGTGTTCTAAAACGGCTCAGATTATTTTAACATTGAATGCCTCGCCTAATGTAAACACGAGTAACTTTAATGCAAGTTTTTGTGATGATGATTTTGACGGGATCATCAGTGTGAATTTCGCGAATGTAACCCCGCAAATTGTCACCAATGCCGCAAACTTTGTGGTAAGATATTATCTTGTTCAGGCTGATGCCACTGCAGGAAATGCGAATACTCTTCCTGCCAACTGGACTTATAATACCAATACAACGGTATATGTAAGAGTTTCCTCAGCAACCGGAGACTGTCCTCCGGCCTTCGGACAGATTAATTTTACGATTGGAAATAAAATTCCTTTAATAACAAATTCTGCTACAGCGGAGGTCTGTGACAATGACCTCAACGGATCTGAATCAGCCAATCTTAATGATTATAAAAATTTATTTACGACAGATCCTACCGTCATCTTATCATTCCATACTTCATTGGCTAATGCTCAGGCAGGAACCAATCCTGTTTCGGCTACTCAGAACATCACTTCTGTACACACCTATTATGTAAGATTCCAGAACAGTACAGGATGTCCCAATACCGGTATTCTTAAACTTACTTTAAAAACACCTAAAAAATCAGAAAGGCTGCATAACCAGGTGGTCTGTTCAGATGAAAAAGTAATATTAGATGCAGGCCCGGGATTCTCATCTTATCTATGGAGCAACGGAGCAACAACCCAAAGCATCACAGTAGGAGTTGGAAATTATTATGTAGACTTAGGATTCAACGGATGTGTATACCGTCAGAGCGTAAGTGTAACAACAGCTCAGGCTCCTTCCATTAACAGAATTGACACGTCAGGTTCTACAGCTACCATTTATGTAACAGGAGGAACGGCTCCTTACCAGTATTCCCTGGATGGAATCAATTATCAGACTTCTAATGTTTTCACCGGGCTTTCCAGAGGAATACACAAGGTATATGTATTGGGTTCAGACGGATGTCTTCCTGTAACGAAAGAATTTTTAATCCTGAATCTCGTTAATGCTATCACACCCAACGGCGACGGGATTAATGATGTTCTTAATTATTCTGATTTAAGGATTAAACAGAATGTGAGTATAGAGGTTGCTGACCGTTATGGAGCGTCTGTTTATAAGTCATCTGACAAGAATTATATATGGGATGGAAGGGTAAACGGAAGAAATCTTCCTACGGGAACTTATTGGTATGTCATTACCTGGACAGAGCCTGACACCAAATTACCAGTTTCATATTCCGGATGGCTTTTGATTAAAAATCGTGATTAA
- a CDS encoding T9SS type B sorting domain-containing protein → MKRFLLSLVLVLLSMNTVFAQRDTEHWFAPMAAKSNALLSPKQALYFSTDSVTPFPVEIFTNNGTTPIGTVTISKGNPQTFDVATAIMITSDMADMFKPIGKGLYTKGAKPYYVNFRFSVSSHGEILTSKGKAGIGKKFYAAASPMTGQNLTLLNFTAGVLATEDNTSVTVSGYDAGIQFTNGTTGTTNPTLTFTLNKGQSYIIEGRENNGTNAYGFIGAKIESNKPISVTNGNFNGQFALPPGAGSAGSDIVMDQSVPTDRLGNEFILVKGNGDNDDGDEDALVIATEDNTEVFLNGSTTPLQVLNEGDWLRVGQGPNNTYIFPYIDQGNSHFNMHIRTSKNAYVYQLLAGLPNYSATEGFNYIPPLNCFLPRKIDEIGLINELPESFSSGTKNVKLNVLTEAGATVNITVNGAPATTVQGPFLVTGTTAWVSYSVPNVTGNVTVVSSKAVTAGISAGSGAVGYGGYFAGFSSIPVIAKKTGECAPGIILEVDDGYETYQWFLNGTAIAGATANTFSPATSGNYTVKVTMGTCPPVTTPIYKVFTCLKLTTQTLNACSTKVITAAFTSSTQTVVPGTLVIITPPAHGTAVVNPNGTITYTPTANYYGPDKIVYKFCGNAVEFIDCEQITLNLTVVPFIIRDAVIKACQYDVDPYAYFDLTKASVTDYNPVVKKYYPTMADLTAGTNEITTPDNYPSTGGFVYVKVTTSEGCTANAKIELIALPIKKSPILVDQFICVGSLTNLNAGPGYDSYLWSTGATTASIQNVGVGEYSVILGKNGCFLKQIVRVRKAEDPVITKIEISNTTATVIVNGGKAPYKYAVDTPTNWQDSNVFTGLTRGQHIFYVKDTYNCDPTAVEVTIPNLINAITPNGDNRNDFIDYSELAYKDNLSFVIYDRYGNMIFTGNKFNNYKWDGKHYDKKLVTGTYWYHINWNESNKEKTPIHYTGWILVKNIE, encoded by the coding sequence ATGAAAAGATTTCTACTCAGCTTAGTATTAGTTCTTTTATCAATGAATACGGTCTTTGCACAAAGAGATACGGAACATTGGTTTGCCCCCATGGCAGCTAAGTCTAATGCTCTTTTAAGTCCTAAACAGGCTTTATATTTTTCTACGGATTCTGTAACTCCTTTTCCTGTAGAAATATTTACCAATAATGGGACTACGCCTATTGGGACCGTAACAATCAGCAAGGGCAATCCTCAAACATTTGATGTGGCCACAGCGATTATGATTACTTCTGATATGGCTGATATGTTTAAGCCTATTGGCAAAGGACTTTATACTAAAGGAGCAAAACCATATTATGTTAATTTCAGATTTAGTGTGAGTAGTCATGGAGAGATATTAACCTCTAAGGGTAAGGCAGGTATTGGAAAAAAATTCTATGCTGCTGCTTCTCCAATGACTGGCCAGAATCTTACCCTTTTGAATTTCACCGCTGGAGTTCTTGCAACAGAAGACAATACATCTGTTACCGTTTCCGGTTATGATGCAGGAATACAGTTTACAAACGGGACAACAGGAACCACTAATCCAACCCTGACATTTACCCTTAACAAAGGACAGTCCTATATTATAGAAGGTAGAGAAAATAACGGAACCAATGCATATGGTTTCATTGGTGCGAAAATAGAATCTAATAAACCGATCTCTGTTACCAATGGTAACTTTAACGGTCAGTTTGCATTACCACCCGGTGCAGGTTCTGCAGGTTCGGACATTGTGATGGACCAGTCTGTTCCTACAGACAGATTAGGGAATGAATTTATACTTGTAAAAGGTAACGGGGACAACGATGACGGGGATGAGGATGCCTTAGTTATTGCAACAGAAGACAACACTGAAGTCTTTCTAAACGGTTCTACTACACCTCTTCAGGTTCTTAATGAAGGAGATTGGCTGAGAGTAGGTCAAGGGCCAAACAACACCTATATATTTCCCTATATTGACCAAGGAAATTCTCATTTTAATATGCACATCAGAACCTCAAAAAATGCTTATGTATATCAGCTTTTGGCAGGTCTTCCTAATTATTCAGCAACAGAAGGATTCAACTATATTCCACCTTTAAACTGTTTCTTACCGAGAAAAATTGACGAGATAGGATTAATCAATGAACTTCCGGAAAGTTTTTCCAGTGGTACAAAAAATGTTAAGCTGAATGTACTTACTGAAGCTGGGGCAACCGTTAACATTACGGTCAATGGAGCGCCTGCAACAACCGTACAGGGACCTTTCCTTGTAACAGGAACTACAGCGTGGGTATCTTATTCTGTTCCCAATGTGACAGGAAACGTTACCGTTGTTTCCTCAAAAGCAGTTACTGCAGGAATTTCTGCAGGAAGTGGTGCTGTAGGATACGGTGGATATTTTGCCGGTTTCTCTTCAATTCCCGTGATTGCAAAGAAAACAGGTGAATGTGCGCCAGGTATTATATTAGAAGTAGATGATGGCTATGAAACCTATCAATGGTTCTTAAACGGAACAGCTATTGCCGGAGCAACTGCCAATACATTCTCACCTGCAACATCAGGAAACTATACGGTAAAAGTAACGATGGGTACATGTCCACCTGTTACAACTCCGATCTATAAGGTATTTACCTGTTTAAAACTGACAACTCAGACCCTGAATGCATGTTCAACTAAAGTGATTACAGCTGCATTTACATCTTCAACACAGACTGTAGTACCGGGAACTCTGGTTATTATTACACCACCAGCACATGGTACTGCTGTTGTAAATCCAAATGGAACCATTACCTATACGCCTACTGCCAATTATTACGGTCCGGATAAGATCGTTTATAAATTCTGTGGTAATGCTGTTGAATTTATCGATTGCGAACAGATTACATTAAATCTTACGGTAGTACCGTTTATCATAAGAGACGCTGTAATCAAAGCATGTCAGTATGACGTAGATCCTTATGCATATTTTGATCTTACCAAAGCCAGTGTTACTGACTATAATCCGGTTGTAAAAAAATATTATCCTACGATGGCTGATCTTACTGCCGGAACTAATGAGATCACTACTCCTGACAACTACCCATCTACAGGAGGATTTGTTTATGTAAAAGTAACCACCAGCGAAGGATGTACAGCCAACGCAAAAATTGAATTAATTGCTCTTCCGATAAAAAAATCACCAATTCTTGTTGATCAATTTATTTGTGTAGGCAGCTTGACAAATCTGAATGCAGGTCCTGGCTATGATTCTTACCTATGGAGTACCGGAGCAACCACAGCTTCTATCCAAAATGTAGGAGTTGGAGAATATTCTGTGATTCTAGGTAAAAACGGATGTTTCCTTAAGCAGATCGTAAGAGTAAGAAAAGCTGAAGATCCGGTAATTACGAAGATTGAAATTTCAAATACTACAGCAACAGTTATTGTAAACGGTGGAAAGGCACCCTACAAATATGCAGTGGATACACCAACCAACTGGCAAGATTCCAACGTATTCACAGGGCTTACAAGAGGTCAGCATATCTTCTATGTAAAAGACACTTACAATTGTGATCCTACAGCGGTGGAAGTAACTATTCCTAATTTGATCAATGCGATTACCCCTAACGGTGATAATAGAAATGATTTTATAGACTACAGCGAGCTAGCATATAAAGACAATCTTTCTTTTGTAATTTATGACCGATACGGAAATATGATATTCACCGGAAATAAATTCAACAATTACAAGTGGGACGGAAAACATTATGACAAGAAGCTTGTAACCGGAACTTACTGGTATCATATCAACTGGAATGAGTCCAACAAAGAAAAAACTCCGATCCATTACACAGGATGGATTTTAGTTAAAAACATTGAATAA
- the tsf gene encoding translation elongation factor Ts: MSYTPVAADVAKLRNQTGAGMMDCKKALVEAEGDFEKAVDILRKKGQKVAANRADRESSEGAVIARVNEDNTLGVVISLNCETDFVAKNEAFIVLAYELAEMAIFAATKEELLATDFHGITVAEKLIEQTGVIGEKIEIGAFERIEGPFLGAYIHAGNKIAAITALSAKVDGADEAAKSVSMQVAAMNPIALDETRVSQETIDKELEIERELLVKEGKPENIIENILKGKMQKFYKDNTLVHQSFIKDSSISVADYVKSVNGDLKVTGFVRISLA, translated from the coding sequence ATGTCTTATACACCAGTTGCTGCAGACGTAGCGAAATTAAGAAACCAAACAGGTGCAGGTATGATGGACTGCAAGAAAGCTCTAGTTGAAGCAGAAGGAGACTTCGAAAAAGCAGTAGATATCCTTAGAAAAAAAGGACAGAAAGTTGCTGCAAACAGAGCTGACAGAGAATCTTCTGAAGGAGCCGTAATCGCCAGAGTAAACGAGGATAACACGTTAGGTGTTGTAATCTCTCTAAACTGCGAAACTGACTTCGTTGCTAAAAATGAAGCTTTCATTGTACTAGCTTATGAATTAGCTGAAATGGCTATCTTCGCTGCTACTAAAGAAGAGCTTTTAGCGACAGATTTCCACGGTATTACTGTTGCTGAGAAATTAATCGAGCAAACAGGTGTTATCGGTGAAAAAATCGAGATCGGAGCTTTCGAAAGAATCGAAGGACCATTCTTGGGTGCTTACATCCACGCTGGAAACAAAATTGCTGCTATCACTGCGCTTTCTGCTAAAGTAGACGGAGCTGACGAAGCTGCTAAATCTGTTTCTATGCAGGTTGCTGCGATGAACCCGATTGCTTTGGATGAAACTAGAGTTTCTCAGGAAACAATCGATAAAGAATTAGAGATCGAAAGAGAACTTCTTGTAAAAGAAGGTAAGCCGGAGAACATTATCGAAAACATTCTTAAAGGTAAAATGCAGAAATTCTACAAAGACAACACATTGGTACACCAGTCTTTCATCAAAGACAGTAGCATTTCTGTTGCTGATTATGTAAAATCTGTAAACGGAGACCTTAAAGTAACAGGATTTGTAAGAATTAGCCTAGCTTAA